The Vespula vulgaris chromosome 4, iyVesVulg1.1, whole genome shotgun sequence genome has a segment encoding these proteins:
- the LOC127063071 gene encoding arginine-glutamic acid dipeptide repeats protein isoform X6, giving the protein MSAGTQGEIRVGPSHQELVSCQARLPEYRPGIPPGELLPDPEFSKEREELRWIPAMALDGDLLMYLRAARSMAAFAGMCDGGSPDDGCVAASRDDTTINALDILHDSGYDPGRALQALVKCPVPKGIDKKWSEEETKRFVKGLRQFGKNFSRIRKDLLPHKDTPELVEFYYLWKKTPGANNNRPHRRRRQGSLRRIRNTRNSRAGTPKEEVPTPPKDTPAANANTKEPASEPETVPVGTPASNNPGGEISSVTEDDNSEEDSDSRDTNTNGATHSCQHCFSTNSKDYQIAGKDRLLLCTECRAHLKKTGELPPAPPYLFRPVPAESPDSPGRMRTRNKAKETPRPARPRRTGGTDTPDQEKQQQQQTPDKSKKKSSSKPETPKKAQKRSQADDAEEDKEAQKRKRGDRPESPSESLTTDSNSLMDEPERETEGDTNENQPTPIAVQPEEPVSPAVTTPEEPSEPTPTSTPVPGPIQSLPISVPVIHTLDKKPLLEEPVETKDQIEDVPLAMNQPLKLEPLPIETAMSPSNEEMKEPEQLNLSTSQPLNMNDMNQNIPRNLSQTMSSAVSSMCPPNGSQNIQSTQIISPNQQGLPLNMQYTSNVPPVQNVPQNLSQNIQIPPNMPQNMSTTQNMGPTQNLRAHPENMSSTQGLPQSIGGPPLNLNISQNIPASISQIPQISSSPQPLGLTVMSSESRMSERIPEERLSTERMRDGRISDRISERVSERTENNEPERAEPPNMFQPIQPSGILSMEKPSSIYNLAGTPPMEPQNLKIKQEIIPPEPDPLQSLKEVKVPGFQTGFPGPSLENIKKDPDSTSKPPTPSKHSMPSNQPVPQIQSVAASPTPTLPPPPTSIPQPVMHPAQQPSPHMAHPFHPHHPLMHHSLFTAMHPYHPHAYPGYAPVGGYPSFPPYSYGPVPHAIPPPSPQRSQENTTMMTAHHSSTSSSVTTREEGENLIATHHHSSSMHQATTLHHDKLLTISSHSSHSHSSSHSSHNTQRKPSLVSATCLTSTSSVHHHHRPPQPQPPVVQEPKMEQDLGEPEPEEPPSPRGPSPEPRIEDSECHRSQSAIFLRHWNRGENNSCTRTDLMFKPVPDSKLARKREERSRKQAEREREERDRVAAQQARKMTTPEKQPETCKPPSRGPLEPVVSPYDRYGTRPGSYADTPALRQLSEYARPHAAFSPARHPAPPDPMIHYMYGPAARERLELEHLEREKREREIRELRERELNDRLKEELLKGTPRPMPAPVDPHWLEIHRRYAAAGLAPGPSGPPQALHQFGLYGAPPGPSQLERERLERLAAAGANYPRPGLMPRDPALALHPAELLGRPYADMAVHHEQLQRHLMMERDRFPPHASLVAHHEEYLRMFFRQQRERELKVRALEEAARGSRP; this is encoded by the exons ATGTCTGCTGGGACCCAGGGCGAGATTCGAGTTGGCCCTTCACACCAG GAATTGGTTTCTTGTCAGGCCCGTTTGCCTGAGTATCGGCCGGGTATCCCACCTGGGGAGCTGCTTCCTGATCCAGAATTctctaaagagagagaagagctaAGATGGATTCCAGCCATGGCATTGGATGGAGATCTACTCATGTATTTGAGAGCAGCACGATCCATGGCTGCATTTGCTGGAATGTGTGACGGAGGATCCCCAGACGATGGTTGTGTTGCAGCTTCGAGAGACGATACTACTATCAATGCTTTGGATATCTTACATGATTCTGGATATGATCCTGGAAGAGCATTGCAAGCGCTTGTTAAATGTCCTGTACCTAAAGGCATCGATAAGAAATGGTCTGAAGAAGAAAct AAACGGTTTGTCAAAGGTCTTCGAcaatttggaaaaaatttttctcgtatTAGGAAGGATCTTCTACCTCATAAAGATACG CCGGAATTGGTCGAATTCTACTATTTGTGGAAGAAAACACCAGGTGCAAATAACAATCGACCACATCGTAGACGACGGCAAGGTTCTCTGCGAAGAATTCGAAATACGCGTAATTCTAGAGCAGGCACTCCTAAAGAGGAAGTTCCTACGCCACCCAAAGATACGCCGGCTGCTAATGCCAATACAAAAGAACCCGCTTCAGAACCAGAAACTGTACCTGTTGGCACACCAGCAAGTAATAATCCTGGAGGAGAGATTAGTTCTGTAACAGAAGACGATAATTCTGAAGAGGATAGTGATTCTCGCGACACTAATACAAACGGTGCAACGCATTCTTGTCAACATTGTTTCTCAACTAATTCTAAAGATTATCAGATTGCTGGTAAAGATAGATTATTACTTTGTACGGAATGCAGAGCACATTTAAAGAAAACGGGAGAATTACCGCCTGCTCCTCCTTATTTGTTCCGCCCTGTGCCTGCGGAGTCGCCAGATAGCCCAGGTAGAATGCGAACGCGAAATAAGGCAAAAGAAACGCCAAGACCTGCGCGACCACGACGTACCGGTGGAACAGACACACCTGATCAAGAaaaacaacagcagcaacagacACCcgataaaagtaagaaaaagtcTTCTAGTAAACCAGAAACACCAAAGAAAGCTCAAAAACGCAGCCAAGCGGATGATGCAGAGGAGGATAAGGAAGCTCAAAAACGAAAACGTGGTGACAGGCCAGAGAGTCCTTCGGAATCACTCACTACTGACAGTAATTCTCTTATGGATGAAcctgaaagagaaacagaaggaGATACAAATGAAAATCAACCCACACCAATCGCCGTACAACCTGAGGAGCCTGTCAGTCCAGCTGTAACTACACCAGAAGAACCTTCTGAACCTACGCCAACTTCAACTCCTGTACCAGGTCCTATACAAAGTTTACCTATATCTGTTCCTGTTATTCATACTTTAGATAAAAAACCATTATTGGAAGAACCAGTGGAAACTAAGGATCAAATAGAAGATGTACCTTTAGCCATGAACCAACCACTGAAATTAGAGCCACTGCCAATAGAAACAGCTATGTCACCTTCTaacgaagaaatgaaagaaccAGAACAGCTGAACCTGAGTACATCACAGCCATTAAATATGAACGATATGAATCAAAACATACCTCGTAACTTGTCTCAAACAATGTCAAGTGCAGTAAGTAGTATGTGTCCACCGAATGGTTCACAAAATATACAAAGTACACAAATTATATCACCTAATCAGCAAGGATTACCATTAAATATGCAATATACATCTAACGTTCCACCAGTTCAAAATGTGCCACAGAATTTATCTCAGAACATACAAATACCACCAAATATGCCACAGAATATGTCTACCACTCAAAATATGGGACCAACGCAAAATTTACGCGCACATCCTGAGAATATGTCCAGTACGCAAGGCTTGCCACAAAGTATTGGAGGTCCTCCATTGAATCTCAATATATCTCAAAATATACCAGCAAGTATATCTCAGATACCTCAAATATCAAGCTCGCCACAGCCTCTTGGATTGACGGTCATGTCATCGGAAAGTAGAATGTCCGAAAGAATTCCAGAAGAAAGATTATCTACAGAAAGAATGCGCGATGGTAGAATTTCCGATAGAATATCTGAAAGAGTATCCGAACGTACTGAAAATAATGAACCAGAGAGAGCGGAACCGCCGAATATGTTTCAACCGATTCAACCAAGTGGAATTCTATCTATGGAAAAACCTTCGAGCATTTATAATTTAGCTGGAACTCCGCCAATGGAACCAcaaaacttaaaaattaagCAAGAAATTATTCCTCCTGAACCGGACCCGTTGCAAAGTTTAAAAGAAGTGAAAGTTCCTGGTTTTCAGACCGGTTTTCCTGGTCCAAGtttggaaaatataaagaaagatccAGATAGTACTAGTAAACCACCTACACCAAGTAAACATTCTATGCCAAGTAATCAACCAGTGCCGCAGATTCAATCAGTGGCAGCATCGCCAACGCCAACGTTACCGCCTCCACCGACATCTATTCCTCAGCCCGTTATGCATCCGGCACAACAACCTAGCCCACATATGGCTCATCCGTTCCATCCTCATCATCCCTTGATGCACCATTCATTATTTACTGCGATGCATCCTTATCATCCACATGCTTATCCCGGATACGCACCTGTTGGTGGATATCCCTCGTTTCCACCATACTCATATGGACCAGTACCTCATGCTATCCCACCACCGTCACCACAAAGAAGTCAGGAGAATACAACAATGATGACAGCTCATCATTCTAGTACAAGTTCCAGTGTGACGAccagagaagaaggagaaaatctTATTGCTACTCATCATCATTCTTCTAGTATGCATCAAGCGACAACTTTGCATCACGACAAACTATTAACCATCTCCTCTCATAGTTCTCACAGTCACTCGTCATCGCATAGTTCACATAATACTCAGCGTAAACCGTCGCTCGTTTCAGCAACGTGTTTAACGTCGACTAGTTCTGTACACCATCATCATCGACCTCCTCAACCACAACCACCTGTTGTACAGGAACCAAAGATGGAACAGGATCTTGGTGAGCCAGAACCAGAAGAACCGCCCAGTCCACGCGGACCTTCTCCTGAGCCAAGAATTGAAGATTCCGAATGTCACAGATCACAATCTGCAATATTTTTGCGACATTGGAATCGAGGCGAGAACAATTCATGTACCAGGACAGATTTGATGTTTAAACCTGTGCCTGATTCTAAGTTAGctagaaaacgagaagaaagatcaagaaagcaagcagagagagaaagagaagaacgcgATAGAGTTGCTGCACAGCAGGCTAGAAAAATGACTACTCCAGAAAAGCAGCCTGAGACTTGTAAGCCACCTAGTCGTGGTCCACTTGAACCCGTTGTGTCTCCATATGATAGGTATGGAACAAGACCAGGATCTTATGCAGATACACCAGCTCTGAGACAACTCTCTGAATATGCAAGACCACATGCAGCGTTTTCACCTGCTAGACATCCTGCTCCGCCAGATCCGATGATCCATTATATGTATGGACCGGCTGCGAGGGAACGTTTAGAACTAGAACATTTAGAacgtgaaaagagagaacgcgaAATAAGAGAGTTGCGTGAGAGAGAATTAAATGATCGTTTAAAGGAGGAATTATTAAAAGGAACGCCCAGACCAATGCCGGCTCCTGTTGATCCGCATTGGTTGGAAATTCATCGACGATATGCGGCTGCAGGTCTCGCCCCAGGACCGTCGGGACCACCACAAGCTTTGCACCAATTTGGTCTATACGGAGCTCCGCCTGGACCGAGTCAATTAGAACGAGAGCGACTAGAAAGATTAg CTGCTGCTGGTGCTAATTATCCTCGGCCAGGCTTAATGCCCCGTGATCCAGCATTGGCTCTTCATCCAGCTGAACTTCTTGGAAGACCATATGCAGATATGGCAGTGCATCATGAACAGTTGCAACGTCATTTGATGATGGAACGCGATCGTTTTCCTCCACATGCATCGCTTGTTGCTCATCATGAGGAATATCTGAG GATGTTTTTTAGACAACAGCGTGAGCGCGAGCTTAAAGTGCGTGCATTGGAAGAAGCTGCACGTGGATCTCGTccttaa
- the LOC127063071 gene encoding arginine-glutamic acid dipeptide repeats protein isoform X1: protein MSAGTQGEIRVGPSHQELVSCQARLPEYRPGIPPGELLPDPEFSKEREELRWIPAMALDGDLLMYLRAARSMAAFAGMCDGGSPDDGCVAASRDDTTINALDILHDSGYDPGRALQALVKCPVPKGIDKKWSEEETKRFVKGLRQFGKNFSRIRKDLLPHKDTPELVEFYYLWKKTPGANNNRPHRRRRQGSLRRIRNTRNSRAGTPKEEVPTPPKDTPAANANTKEPASEPETVPVGTPASNNPGGEISSVTEDDNSEEDSDSRDTNTNGATHSCQHCFSTNSKDYQIAGKDRLLLCTECRAHLKKTGELPPAPPYLFRPVPAESPDSPGRMRTRNKAKETPRPARPRRTGGTDTPDQEKQQQQQTPDKSKKKSSSKPETPKKAQKRSQADDAEEDKEAQKRKRGDRPESPSESLTTDSNSLMDEPERETEGDTNENQPTPIAVQPEEPVSPAVTTPEEPSEPTPTSTPVPGPIQSLPISVPVIHTLDKKPLLEEPVETKDQIEDVPLAMNQPLKLEPLPIETAMSPSNEEMKEPEQLNLSTSQPLNMNDMNQNIPRNLSQTMSSAVSSMCPPNGSQNIQSTQIISPNQQGLPLNMQYTSNVPPVQNVPQNLSQNIQIPPNMPQNMSTTQNMGPTQNLRAHPENMSSTQGLPQSIGGPPLNLNISQNIPASISQIPQISSSPQPLGLTVMSSESRMSERIPEERLSTERMRDGRISDRISERVSERTENNEPERAEPPNMFQPIQPSGILSMEKPSSIYNLAGTPPMEPQNLKIKQEIIPPEPDPLQSLKEVKVPGFQTGFPGPSLENIKKDPDSTSKPPTPSKHSMPSNQPVPQIQSVAASPTPTLPPPPTSIPQPVMHPAQQPSPHMAHPFHPHHPLMHHSLFTAMHPYHPHAYPGYAPVGGYPSFPPYSYGPVPHAIPPPSPQRSQENTTMMTAHHSSTSSSVTTREEGENLIATHHHSSSMHQATTLHHDKLLTISSHSSHSHSSSHSSHNTQRKPSLVSATCLTSTSSVHHHHRPPQPQPPVVQEPKMEQDLGEPEPEEPPSPRGPSPEPRIEDSECHRSQSAIFLRHWNRGENNSCTRTDLMFKPVPDSKLARKREERSRKQAEREREERDRVAAQQARKMTTPEKQPETCKPPSRGPLEPVVSPYDRYGTRPGSYADTPALRQLSEYARPHAAFSPARHPAPPDPMIHYMYGPAARERLELEHLEREKREREIRELRERELNDRLKEELLKGTPRPMPAPVDPHWLEIHRRYAAAGLAPGPSGPPQALHQFGLYGAPPGPSQLERERLERLGIPTAAGGGPAGGGAGHPVAAHHHGQLDERLALAADPMVRLQMAGISPEYHAHTHAHTHAHTHLHLHPGQQQAQQQAQQQQEAAAAAAGFPLPAAAGANYPRPGLMPRDPALALHPAELLGRPYADMAVHHEQLQRHLMMERDRFPPHASLVAHHEEYLRMFFRQQRERELKVRALEEAARGSRP from the exons ATGTCTGCTGGGACCCAGGGCGAGATTCGAGTTGGCCCTTCACACCAG GAATTGGTTTCTTGTCAGGCCCGTTTGCCTGAGTATCGGCCGGGTATCCCACCTGGGGAGCTGCTTCCTGATCCAGAATTctctaaagagagagaagagctaAGATGGATTCCAGCCATGGCATTGGATGGAGATCTACTCATGTATTTGAGAGCAGCACGATCCATGGCTGCATTTGCTGGAATGTGTGACGGAGGATCCCCAGACGATGGTTGTGTTGCAGCTTCGAGAGACGATACTACTATCAATGCTTTGGATATCTTACATGATTCTGGATATGATCCTGGAAGAGCATTGCAAGCGCTTGTTAAATGTCCTGTACCTAAAGGCATCGATAAGAAATGGTCTGAAGAAGAAAct AAACGGTTTGTCAAAGGTCTTCGAcaatttggaaaaaatttttctcgtatTAGGAAGGATCTTCTACCTCATAAAGATACG CCGGAATTGGTCGAATTCTACTATTTGTGGAAGAAAACACCAGGTGCAAATAACAATCGACCACATCGTAGACGACGGCAAGGTTCTCTGCGAAGAATTCGAAATACGCGTAATTCTAGAGCAGGCACTCCTAAAGAGGAAGTTCCTACGCCACCCAAAGATACGCCGGCTGCTAATGCCAATACAAAAGAACCCGCTTCAGAACCAGAAACTGTACCTGTTGGCACACCAGCAAGTAATAATCCTGGAGGAGAGATTAGTTCTGTAACAGAAGACGATAATTCTGAAGAGGATAGTGATTCTCGCGACACTAATACAAACGGTGCAACGCATTCTTGTCAACATTGTTTCTCAACTAATTCTAAAGATTATCAGATTGCTGGTAAAGATAGATTATTACTTTGTACGGAATGCAGAGCACATTTAAAGAAAACGGGAGAATTACCGCCTGCTCCTCCTTATTTGTTCCGCCCTGTGCCTGCGGAGTCGCCAGATAGCCCAGGTAGAATGCGAACGCGAAATAAGGCAAAAGAAACGCCAAGACCTGCGCGACCACGACGTACCGGTGGAACAGACACACCTGATCAAGAaaaacaacagcagcaacagacACCcgataaaagtaagaaaaagtcTTCTAGTAAACCAGAAACACCAAAGAAAGCTCAAAAACGCAGCCAAGCGGATGATGCAGAGGAGGATAAGGAAGCTCAAAAACGAAAACGTGGTGACAGGCCAGAGAGTCCTTCGGAATCACTCACTACTGACAGTAATTCTCTTATGGATGAAcctgaaagagaaacagaaggaGATACAAATGAAAATCAACCCACACCAATCGCCGTACAACCTGAGGAGCCTGTCAGTCCAGCTGTAACTACACCAGAAGAACCTTCTGAACCTACGCCAACTTCAACTCCTGTACCAGGTCCTATACAAAGTTTACCTATATCTGTTCCTGTTATTCATACTTTAGATAAAAAACCATTATTGGAAGAACCAGTGGAAACTAAGGATCAAATAGAAGATGTACCTTTAGCCATGAACCAACCACTGAAATTAGAGCCACTGCCAATAGAAACAGCTATGTCACCTTCTaacgaagaaatgaaagaaccAGAACAGCTGAACCTGAGTACATCACAGCCATTAAATATGAACGATATGAATCAAAACATACCTCGTAACTTGTCTCAAACAATGTCAAGTGCAGTAAGTAGTATGTGTCCACCGAATGGTTCACAAAATATACAAAGTACACAAATTATATCACCTAATCAGCAAGGATTACCATTAAATATGCAATATACATCTAACGTTCCACCAGTTCAAAATGTGCCACAGAATTTATCTCAGAACATACAAATACCACCAAATATGCCACAGAATATGTCTACCACTCAAAATATGGGACCAACGCAAAATTTACGCGCACATCCTGAGAATATGTCCAGTACGCAAGGCTTGCCACAAAGTATTGGAGGTCCTCCATTGAATCTCAATATATCTCAAAATATACCAGCAAGTATATCTCAGATACCTCAAATATCAAGCTCGCCACAGCCTCTTGGATTGACGGTCATGTCATCGGAAAGTAGAATGTCCGAAAGAATTCCAGAAGAAAGATTATCTACAGAAAGAATGCGCGATGGTAGAATTTCCGATAGAATATCTGAAAGAGTATCCGAACGTACTGAAAATAATGAACCAGAGAGAGCGGAACCGCCGAATATGTTTCAACCGATTCAACCAAGTGGAATTCTATCTATGGAAAAACCTTCGAGCATTTATAATTTAGCTGGAACTCCGCCAATGGAACCAcaaaacttaaaaattaagCAAGAAATTATTCCTCCTGAACCGGACCCGTTGCAAAGTTTAAAAGAAGTGAAAGTTCCTGGTTTTCAGACCGGTTTTCCTGGTCCAAGtttggaaaatataaagaaagatccAGATAGTACTAGTAAACCACCTACACCAAGTAAACATTCTATGCCAAGTAATCAACCAGTGCCGCAGATTCAATCAGTGGCAGCATCGCCAACGCCAACGTTACCGCCTCCACCGACATCTATTCCTCAGCCCGTTATGCATCCGGCACAACAACCTAGCCCACATATGGCTCATCCGTTCCATCCTCATCATCCCTTGATGCACCATTCATTATTTACTGCGATGCATCCTTATCATCCACATGCTTATCCCGGATACGCACCTGTTGGTGGATATCCCTCGTTTCCACCATACTCATATGGACCAGTACCTCATGCTATCCCACCACCGTCACCACAAAGAAGTCAGGAGAATACAACAATGATGACAGCTCATCATTCTAGTACAAGTTCCAGTGTGACGAccagagaagaaggagaaaatctTATTGCTACTCATCATCATTCTTCTAGTATGCATCAAGCGACAACTTTGCATCACGACAAACTATTAACCATCTCCTCTCATAGTTCTCACAGTCACTCGTCATCGCATAGTTCACATAATACTCAGCGTAAACCGTCGCTCGTTTCAGCAACGTGTTTAACGTCGACTAGTTCTGTACACCATCATCATCGACCTCCTCAACCACAACCACCTGTTGTACAGGAACCAAAGATGGAACAGGATCTTGGTGAGCCAGAACCAGAAGAACCGCCCAGTCCACGCGGACCTTCTCCTGAGCCAAGAATTGAAGATTCCGAATGTCACAGATCACAATCTGCAATATTTTTGCGACATTGGAATCGAGGCGAGAACAATTCATGTACCAGGACAGATTTGATGTTTAAACCTGTGCCTGATTCTAAGTTAGctagaaaacgagaagaaagatcaagaaagcaagcagagagagaaagagaagaacgcgATAGAGTTGCTGCACAGCAGGCTAGAAAAATGACTACTCCAGAAAAGCAGCCTGAGACTTGTAAGCCACCTAGTCGTGGTCCACTTGAACCCGTTGTGTCTCCATATGATAGGTATGGAACAAGACCAGGATCTTATGCAGATACACCAGCTCTGAGACAACTCTCTGAATATGCAAGACCACATGCAGCGTTTTCACCTGCTAGACATCCTGCTCCGCCAGATCCGATGATCCATTATATGTATGGACCGGCTGCGAGGGAACGTTTAGAACTAGAACATTTAGAacgtgaaaagagagaacgcgaAATAAGAGAGTTGCGTGAGAGAGAATTAAATGATCGTTTAAAGGAGGAATTATTAAAAGGAACGCCCAGACCAATGCCGGCTCCTGTTGATCCGCATTGGTTGGAAATTCATCGACGATATGCGGCTGCAGGTCTCGCCCCAGGACCGTCGGGACCACCACAAGCTTTGCACCAATTTGGTCTATACGGAGCTCCGCCTGGACCGAGTCAATTAGAACGAGAGCGACTAGAAAGATTAg GGATACCGACTGCAGCCGGCGGGGGGCCAGCGGGTGGAGGGGCTGGCCATCCCGTAGCGGCTCATCACCATGGCCAGCTGGACGAGCGGTTGGCTCTAGCTGCTGACCCGATGGTCCGGTTGCAGATGGCTGGCATCTCGCCCGAGTATCACGCTCACACTCACGCGCATACGCATGCGCATACGCACTTGCACTTACATCCGGGACAACAGCAGGCCCAGCAACAGGCTCAGCAACAGCAGGAGGCAGCTGCGGCTGCAGCTGGATTCCCCCTGCCTG CTGCTGCTGGTGCTAATTATCCTCGGCCAGGCTTAATGCCCCGTGATCCAGCATTGGCTCTTCATCCAGCTGAACTTCTTGGAAGACCATATGCAGATATGGCAGTGCATCATGAACAGTTGCAACGTCATTTGATGATGGAACGCGATCGTTTTCCTCCACATGCATCGCTTGTTGCTCATCATGAGGAATATCTGAG GATGTTTTTTAGACAACAGCGTGAGCGCGAGCTTAAAGTGCGTGCATTGGAAGAAGCTGCACGTGGATCTCGTccttaa